In Manduca sexta isolate Smith_Timp_Sample1 chromosome 23, JHU_Msex_v1.0, whole genome shotgun sequence, one DNA window encodes the following:
- the LOC115443509 gene encoding protein abrupt isoform X2, with protein MVSSFRRLRDEEDFVDVTLACAGATFTAHKVVLSACSPYFRRLLKANPCQHPIVILRDVHDKDMESLLRFMYQGEVHIGQEQLKEFLRAAQLLQVRGLTDVPAPAPVSSLEPKASPDFVPGAIQKLLNLTNSQQSSSSWTETGSGASREGRDSQQREGRRLRRPDDSANTTPPPKRARSSDLYQAQMKTRTEQLLAAQGASPETLGTNGHELALFSQALDNAQNPHLSGSNNLSGDGEESSSDAGASDTEGETRAKQEPLDYDDPATVANTNGALPHNFPGLLNLQGFPGLPGPSGIPDNYGGCRRTQDILRVRATDPRPCPKCGKIYRSAHTLRTHLEDKHTVCPGYRCVLCGTVAKSRNSLHSHMSRQHRGISTKDLPVLQMPTRFDPELASQLLAKAGVKVSPEQLRARASPTGPRRSDIKLDAKSAASESSSICGDQDNDDLSQSRYQDSVPVSPPHINSLANTTITKVPAVRAVTAKTMENLPHGMGPLKHDDYPPGYGGSSALLDTYLQYIGENMFGMNAKLAQMNAMHMDRKTYDEQSPQMGSLPPPPANLAHQRFLKQMQRQYTEPLGKPDIMRDPDEPLDLGKERQRNDSMDTDDKHDSEKESKDYYDEERNRLTEQEHETSGHDDGDYSDDEHKTS; from the exons ATGGTGTCTTCTTTCCGCCGGCTGAGGGATGAGGAGGACTTCGTCGACGTCACCCTAGCGTGCGCAGGCGCCACATTCACCGCACATAAg GTGGTGTTGTCAGCGTGCAGCCCTTACTTCCGGCGGCTGCTTAAAGCCAACCCATGCCAGCATCCCATCGTCATCCTGCGGGATGTGCACGACAAAGATATGGAGAGCCTTCTCAG ATTCATGTATCAAGGCGAAGTTCACATCGGCCAGGAGCAACTCAAAGAGTTCCTGCGAGCAGCACAACTGCTGCAAGTTAGGGGGCTGACAGATGTACCAGCACCGGCGCCTGTCTCCTCCCTCGAACCTAAAGCTTCTCCa GATTTTGTACCGGGTGCGATACAAAAATTGCTGAATTTAACGAATTCACAACAGTCGTCGTCGTCGTGGACGGAGACGGGCAGCGGCGCGTCGCGGGAGGGGCGCGACTCGCAGCAGCGCGAGGGTCGACGGCTGCGGCGGCCTGACGATAGCGCCAACACTACGCCACCGCCCAAACGAGCACGCTCGAGCGACCTCTACCAGGCGCAGATGAAGACGAG GACGGAGCAGTTGCTGGCGGCGCAGGGCGCGAGCCCCGAGACGCTCGGCACCAACGGACACGAGCTCGCGCTCTTCAGCCAAGCGCTCGACAACGCGCAGAACCCGCATCTCTCAGGGTCCAACAACTTG TCTGGCGACGGCGAGGAGTCATCATCAGACGCCGGAGCAAGCGACACGGAGGGAGAAACTCGCGCGAAGCAAGAACCCTTGGACTACGACGACCCCGCCACAGTGGCCAACACCAACGGCGCGCTGCCCCACAACTTCCCTGGACTACTCAACTTGCAAG GATTCCCCGGACTACCTGGACCATCAGGGATCCCGGACAATTACG gAGGCTGTCGACGGACACAGGACATTCTACGCGTACGAGCCACGGATCCGAGGCCGTGCCCGAAATGTGGAAAGATCTACAGATCTGCTCACACCCTGAGAACGCATCTTGAAGATAAACACACCGTCTGCCCTGGTTACCG ATGCGTGTTGTGCGGCACGGTGGCCAAATCGCGCAACTCGCTGCACTCGCACATGTCGCGGCAGCACCGCGGCATCTCCACCAAGGACCTGCCCGTGCTGCAGATGCCCACGCGCTTCGACCCTGAACTTGCTAGCCA GTTGCTAGCCAAAGCCGGGGTGAAGGTATCTCCGGAGCAGCTCCGCGCCCGCGCCTCTCCCACGGGACCTCGCCGCTCCGACATCAAGCTGGACGCCAAGTCGGCCGCCTCCGAGAGCAGCTCCATCTGCGGCGACCAGGACAACGACGACCTCAGCCAGTCGCGCTACCAGGACAGCGTGCCTGTCTCACCACCAC ATATAAACAGCCTCGCCAACACGACGATAACTAAAGTGCCGGCGGTGCGGGCGGTCACAGCCAAGACCATGGAGAACCTCCCCCACGGCATGGGCCCGCTCAAGCACGACGACTACCCCCCAGGGTACGGGGGGTCCTCCGCACTCCTCGATACATACCTGCAGTACATCGGCGAGAATATGTTTG GTATGAACGCAAAACTAGCCCAAATGAACGCTATGCACATGGACAGAAAGACGTACGATGAACAATCGCCGCAGATGGGCTCACTGCCCCCACCACCCGCTAACCTGGCCCACCAGCGCTTCCTCAAGCAGATGCAGCGACAGTACACCGAGCCGCTGGGCAAGCCGGACATCATGCGCGACCCCGACGAGCCCCTCGACCTCGGCAAGGAGCGGCAGAGGAACGACAGCATGGACACCGACGACAAACACGACAGCGAGAAGGAGTCCAAAGACTACTACGACGAGGAGAGGAACCGCCTCACGGAGCAGGAGCACGAGACCAGCGGCCACGACGACGGCGACTACTCCGACGACGAGCACAAGACCTCATGA
- the LOC115443509 gene encoding protein abrupt isoform X1, translating into MVSSFRRLRDEEDFVDVTLACAGATFTAHKVVLSACSPYFRRLLKANPCQHPIVILRDVHDKDMESLLRFMYQGEVHIGQEQLKEFLRAAQLLQVRGLTDVPAPAPVSSLEPKASPDFVPGAIQKLLNLTNSQQSSSSWTETGSGASREGRDSQQREGRRLRRPDDSANTTPPPKRARSSDLYQAQMKTRCRTEQLLAAQGASPETLGTNGHELALFSQALDNAQNPHLSGSNNLSGDGEESSSDAGASDTEGETRAKQEPLDYDDPATVANTNGALPHNFPGLLNLQGFPGLPGPSGIPDNYGGCRRTQDILRVRATDPRPCPKCGKIYRSAHTLRTHLEDKHTVCPGYRCVLCGTVAKSRNSLHSHMSRQHRGISTKDLPVLQMPTRFDPELASQLLAKAGVKVSPEQLRARASPTGPRRSDIKLDAKSAASESSSICGDQDNDDLSQSRYQDSVPVSPPHINSLANTTITKVPAVRAVTAKTMENLPHGMGPLKHDDYPPGYGGSSALLDTYLQYIGENMFGMNAKLAQMNAMHMDRKTYDEQSPQMGSLPPPPANLAHQRFLKQMQRQYTEPLGKPDIMRDPDEPLDLGKERQRNDSMDTDDKHDSEKESKDYYDEERNRLTEQEHETSGHDDGDYSDDEHKTS; encoded by the exons ATGGTGTCTTCTTTCCGCCGGCTGAGGGATGAGGAGGACTTCGTCGACGTCACCCTAGCGTGCGCAGGCGCCACATTCACCGCACATAAg GTGGTGTTGTCAGCGTGCAGCCCTTACTTCCGGCGGCTGCTTAAAGCCAACCCATGCCAGCATCCCATCGTCATCCTGCGGGATGTGCACGACAAAGATATGGAGAGCCTTCTCAG ATTCATGTATCAAGGCGAAGTTCACATCGGCCAGGAGCAACTCAAAGAGTTCCTGCGAGCAGCACAACTGCTGCAAGTTAGGGGGCTGACAGATGTACCAGCACCGGCGCCTGTCTCCTCCCTCGAACCTAAAGCTTCTCCa GATTTTGTACCGGGTGCGATACAAAAATTGCTGAATTTAACGAATTCACAACAGTCGTCGTCGTCGTGGACGGAGACGGGCAGCGGCGCGTCGCGGGAGGGGCGCGACTCGCAGCAGCGCGAGGGTCGACGGCTGCGGCGGCCTGACGATAGCGCCAACACTACGCCACCGCCCAAACGAGCACGCTCGAGCGACCTCTACCAGGCGCAGATGAAGACGAG GTGTAGGACGGAGCAGTTGCTGGCGGCGCAGGGCGCGAGCCCCGAGACGCTCGGCACCAACGGACACGAGCTCGCGCTCTTCAGCCAAGCGCTCGACAACGCGCAGAACCCGCATCTCTCAGGGTCCAACAACTTG TCTGGCGACGGCGAGGAGTCATCATCAGACGCCGGAGCAAGCGACACGGAGGGAGAAACTCGCGCGAAGCAAGAACCCTTGGACTACGACGACCCCGCCACAGTGGCCAACACCAACGGCGCGCTGCCCCACAACTTCCCTGGACTACTCAACTTGCAAG GATTCCCCGGACTACCTGGACCATCAGGGATCCCGGACAATTACG gAGGCTGTCGACGGACACAGGACATTCTACGCGTACGAGCCACGGATCCGAGGCCGTGCCCGAAATGTGGAAAGATCTACAGATCTGCTCACACCCTGAGAACGCATCTTGAAGATAAACACACCGTCTGCCCTGGTTACCG ATGCGTGTTGTGCGGCACGGTGGCCAAATCGCGCAACTCGCTGCACTCGCACATGTCGCGGCAGCACCGCGGCATCTCCACCAAGGACCTGCCCGTGCTGCAGATGCCCACGCGCTTCGACCCTGAACTTGCTAGCCA GTTGCTAGCCAAAGCCGGGGTGAAGGTATCTCCGGAGCAGCTCCGCGCCCGCGCCTCTCCCACGGGACCTCGCCGCTCCGACATCAAGCTGGACGCCAAGTCGGCCGCCTCCGAGAGCAGCTCCATCTGCGGCGACCAGGACAACGACGACCTCAGCCAGTCGCGCTACCAGGACAGCGTGCCTGTCTCACCACCAC ATATAAACAGCCTCGCCAACACGACGATAACTAAAGTGCCGGCGGTGCGGGCGGTCACAGCCAAGACCATGGAGAACCTCCCCCACGGCATGGGCCCGCTCAAGCACGACGACTACCCCCCAGGGTACGGGGGGTCCTCCGCACTCCTCGATACATACCTGCAGTACATCGGCGAGAATATGTTTG GTATGAACGCAAAACTAGCCCAAATGAACGCTATGCACATGGACAGAAAGACGTACGATGAACAATCGCCGCAGATGGGCTCACTGCCCCCACCACCCGCTAACCTGGCCCACCAGCGCTTCCTCAAGCAGATGCAGCGACAGTACACCGAGCCGCTGGGCAAGCCGGACATCATGCGCGACCCCGACGAGCCCCTCGACCTCGGCAAGGAGCGGCAGAGGAACGACAGCATGGACACCGACGACAAACACGACAGCGAGAAGGAGTCCAAAGACTACTACGACGAGGAGAGGAACCGCCTCACGGAGCAGGAGCACGAGACCAGCGGCCACGACGACGGCGACTACTCCGACGACGAGCACAAGACCTCATGA
- the LOC115443509 gene encoding protein abrupt isoform X3 produces the protein MVSSFRRLRDEEDFVDVTLACAGATFTAHKVVLSACSPYFRRLLKANPCQHPIVILRDVHDKDMESLLRFMYQGEVHIGQEQLKEFLRAAQLLQVRGLTDVPAPAPVSSLEPKASPSSSSWTETGSGASREGRDSQQREGRRLRRPDDSANTTPPPKRARSSDLYQAQMKTRCRTEQLLAAQGASPETLGTNGHELALFSQALDNAQNPHLSGSNNLSGDGEESSSDAGASDTEGETRAKQEPLDYDDPATVANTNGALPHNFPGLLNLQGFPGLPGPSGIPDNYGGCRRTQDILRVRATDPRPCPKCGKIYRSAHTLRTHLEDKHTVCPGYRCVLCGTVAKSRNSLHSHMSRQHRGISTKDLPVLQMPTRFDPELASQLLAKAGVKVSPEQLRARASPTGPRRSDIKLDAKSAASESSSICGDQDNDDLSQSRYQDSVPVSPPHINSLANTTITKVPAVRAVTAKTMENLPHGMGPLKHDDYPPGYGGSSALLDTYLQYIGENMFGMNAKLAQMNAMHMDRKTYDEQSPQMGSLPPPPANLAHQRFLKQMQRQYTEPLGKPDIMRDPDEPLDLGKERQRNDSMDTDDKHDSEKESKDYYDEERNRLTEQEHETSGHDDGDYSDDEHKTS, from the exons ATGGTGTCTTCTTTCCGCCGGCTGAGGGATGAGGAGGACTTCGTCGACGTCACCCTAGCGTGCGCAGGCGCCACATTCACCGCACATAAg GTGGTGTTGTCAGCGTGCAGCCCTTACTTCCGGCGGCTGCTTAAAGCCAACCCATGCCAGCATCCCATCGTCATCCTGCGGGATGTGCACGACAAAGATATGGAGAGCCTTCTCAG ATTCATGTATCAAGGCGAAGTTCACATCGGCCAGGAGCAACTCAAAGAGTTCCTGCGAGCAGCACAACTGCTGCAAGTTAGGGGGCTGACAGATGTACCAGCACCGGCGCCTGTCTCCTCCCTCGAACCTAAAGCTTCTCCa TCGTCGTCGTCGTGGACGGAGACGGGCAGCGGCGCGTCGCGGGAGGGGCGCGACTCGCAGCAGCGCGAGGGTCGACGGCTGCGGCGGCCTGACGATAGCGCCAACACTACGCCACCGCCCAAACGAGCACGCTCGAGCGACCTCTACCAGGCGCAGATGAAGACGAG GTGTAGGACGGAGCAGTTGCTGGCGGCGCAGGGCGCGAGCCCCGAGACGCTCGGCACCAACGGACACGAGCTCGCGCTCTTCAGCCAAGCGCTCGACAACGCGCAGAACCCGCATCTCTCAGGGTCCAACAACTTG TCTGGCGACGGCGAGGAGTCATCATCAGACGCCGGAGCAAGCGACACGGAGGGAGAAACTCGCGCGAAGCAAGAACCCTTGGACTACGACGACCCCGCCACAGTGGCCAACACCAACGGCGCGCTGCCCCACAACTTCCCTGGACTACTCAACTTGCAAG GATTCCCCGGACTACCTGGACCATCAGGGATCCCGGACAATTACG gAGGCTGTCGACGGACACAGGACATTCTACGCGTACGAGCCACGGATCCGAGGCCGTGCCCGAAATGTGGAAAGATCTACAGATCTGCTCACACCCTGAGAACGCATCTTGAAGATAAACACACCGTCTGCCCTGGTTACCG ATGCGTGTTGTGCGGCACGGTGGCCAAATCGCGCAACTCGCTGCACTCGCACATGTCGCGGCAGCACCGCGGCATCTCCACCAAGGACCTGCCCGTGCTGCAGATGCCCACGCGCTTCGACCCTGAACTTGCTAGCCA GTTGCTAGCCAAAGCCGGGGTGAAGGTATCTCCGGAGCAGCTCCGCGCCCGCGCCTCTCCCACGGGACCTCGCCGCTCCGACATCAAGCTGGACGCCAAGTCGGCCGCCTCCGAGAGCAGCTCCATCTGCGGCGACCAGGACAACGACGACCTCAGCCAGTCGCGCTACCAGGACAGCGTGCCTGTCTCACCACCAC ATATAAACAGCCTCGCCAACACGACGATAACTAAAGTGCCGGCGGTGCGGGCGGTCACAGCCAAGACCATGGAGAACCTCCCCCACGGCATGGGCCCGCTCAAGCACGACGACTACCCCCCAGGGTACGGGGGGTCCTCCGCACTCCTCGATACATACCTGCAGTACATCGGCGAGAATATGTTTG GTATGAACGCAAAACTAGCCCAAATGAACGCTATGCACATGGACAGAAAGACGTACGATGAACAATCGCCGCAGATGGGCTCACTGCCCCCACCACCCGCTAACCTGGCCCACCAGCGCTTCCTCAAGCAGATGCAGCGACAGTACACCGAGCCGCTGGGCAAGCCGGACATCATGCGCGACCCCGACGAGCCCCTCGACCTCGGCAAGGAGCGGCAGAGGAACGACAGCATGGACACCGACGACAAACACGACAGCGAGAAGGAGTCCAAAGACTACTACGACGAGGAGAGGAACCGCCTCACGGAGCAGGAGCACGAGACCAGCGGCCACGACGACGGCGACTACTCCGACGACGAGCACAAGACCTCATGA
- the LOC115443509 gene encoding protein abrupt isoform X4 codes for MVSSFRRLRDEEDFVDVTLACAGATFTAHKVVLSACSPYFRRLLKANPCQHPIVILRDVHDKDMESLLRFMYQGEVHIGQEQLKEFLRAAQLLQVRGLTDVPAPAPVSSLEPKASPSSSSWTETGSGASREGRDSQQREGRRLRRPDDSANTTPPPKRARSSDLYQAQMKTRTEQLLAAQGASPETLGTNGHELALFSQALDNAQNPHLSGSNNLSGDGEESSSDAGASDTEGETRAKQEPLDYDDPATVANTNGALPHNFPGLLNLQGFPGLPGPSGIPDNYGGCRRTQDILRVRATDPRPCPKCGKIYRSAHTLRTHLEDKHTVCPGYRCVLCGTVAKSRNSLHSHMSRQHRGISTKDLPVLQMPTRFDPELASQLLAKAGVKVSPEQLRARASPTGPRRSDIKLDAKSAASESSSICGDQDNDDLSQSRYQDSVPVSPPHINSLANTTITKVPAVRAVTAKTMENLPHGMGPLKHDDYPPGYGGSSALLDTYLQYIGENMFGMNAKLAQMNAMHMDRKTYDEQSPQMGSLPPPPANLAHQRFLKQMQRQYTEPLGKPDIMRDPDEPLDLGKERQRNDSMDTDDKHDSEKESKDYYDEERNRLTEQEHETSGHDDGDYSDDEHKTS; via the exons ATGGTGTCTTCTTTCCGCCGGCTGAGGGATGAGGAGGACTTCGTCGACGTCACCCTAGCGTGCGCAGGCGCCACATTCACCGCACATAAg GTGGTGTTGTCAGCGTGCAGCCCTTACTTCCGGCGGCTGCTTAAAGCCAACCCATGCCAGCATCCCATCGTCATCCTGCGGGATGTGCACGACAAAGATATGGAGAGCCTTCTCAG ATTCATGTATCAAGGCGAAGTTCACATCGGCCAGGAGCAACTCAAAGAGTTCCTGCGAGCAGCACAACTGCTGCAAGTTAGGGGGCTGACAGATGTACCAGCACCGGCGCCTGTCTCCTCCCTCGAACCTAAAGCTTCTCCa TCGTCGTCGTCGTGGACGGAGACGGGCAGCGGCGCGTCGCGGGAGGGGCGCGACTCGCAGCAGCGCGAGGGTCGACGGCTGCGGCGGCCTGACGATAGCGCCAACACTACGCCACCGCCCAAACGAGCACGCTCGAGCGACCTCTACCAGGCGCAGATGAAGACGAG GACGGAGCAGTTGCTGGCGGCGCAGGGCGCGAGCCCCGAGACGCTCGGCACCAACGGACACGAGCTCGCGCTCTTCAGCCAAGCGCTCGACAACGCGCAGAACCCGCATCTCTCAGGGTCCAACAACTTG TCTGGCGACGGCGAGGAGTCATCATCAGACGCCGGAGCAAGCGACACGGAGGGAGAAACTCGCGCGAAGCAAGAACCCTTGGACTACGACGACCCCGCCACAGTGGCCAACACCAACGGCGCGCTGCCCCACAACTTCCCTGGACTACTCAACTTGCAAG GATTCCCCGGACTACCTGGACCATCAGGGATCCCGGACAATTACG gAGGCTGTCGACGGACACAGGACATTCTACGCGTACGAGCCACGGATCCGAGGCCGTGCCCGAAATGTGGAAAGATCTACAGATCTGCTCACACCCTGAGAACGCATCTTGAAGATAAACACACCGTCTGCCCTGGTTACCG ATGCGTGTTGTGCGGCACGGTGGCCAAATCGCGCAACTCGCTGCACTCGCACATGTCGCGGCAGCACCGCGGCATCTCCACCAAGGACCTGCCCGTGCTGCAGATGCCCACGCGCTTCGACCCTGAACTTGCTAGCCA GTTGCTAGCCAAAGCCGGGGTGAAGGTATCTCCGGAGCAGCTCCGCGCCCGCGCCTCTCCCACGGGACCTCGCCGCTCCGACATCAAGCTGGACGCCAAGTCGGCCGCCTCCGAGAGCAGCTCCATCTGCGGCGACCAGGACAACGACGACCTCAGCCAGTCGCGCTACCAGGACAGCGTGCCTGTCTCACCACCAC ATATAAACAGCCTCGCCAACACGACGATAACTAAAGTGCCGGCGGTGCGGGCGGTCACAGCCAAGACCATGGAGAACCTCCCCCACGGCATGGGCCCGCTCAAGCACGACGACTACCCCCCAGGGTACGGGGGGTCCTCCGCACTCCTCGATACATACCTGCAGTACATCGGCGAGAATATGTTTG GTATGAACGCAAAACTAGCCCAAATGAACGCTATGCACATGGACAGAAAGACGTACGATGAACAATCGCCGCAGATGGGCTCACTGCCCCCACCACCCGCTAACCTGGCCCACCAGCGCTTCCTCAAGCAGATGCAGCGACAGTACACCGAGCCGCTGGGCAAGCCGGACATCATGCGCGACCCCGACGAGCCCCTCGACCTCGGCAAGGAGCGGCAGAGGAACGACAGCATGGACACCGACGACAAACACGACAGCGAGAAGGAGTCCAAAGACTACTACGACGAGGAGAGGAACCGCCTCACGGAGCAGGAGCACGAGACCAGCGGCCACGACGACGGCGACTACTCCGACGACGAGCACAAGACCTCATGA